The Pseudofrankia inefficax genome window below encodes:
- a CDS encoding COG4705 family protein, whose product MTKVAAVDQSGVLDARCAVKKLPEITAIFWIMKIAATTLGETAGDLLAQTLRLGYFLTTGVLFLVFLVTLAVQLRSRSYNPFFYWTVILSTSTAGTTISDFMNRDASEKYLAEGTSSLGWGPQGLGLGYPVGAAILISLLIAIFAAWKLTGLTFVIRDIDSLRGESFFWSAILVSNTLGTSMGDFLSDSSGLGYAGSALLILTLLGLLLALKYAPVPPNVLLFWLAFVLTRPLGATVGDFLTKPAAKGGLALGTAGSSTVLLALLLGLVSVAHAQEKRRVGTAAADVAPVRVS is encoded by the coding sequence ATGACGAAGGTGGCGGCAGTCGACCAATCTGGCGTCCTCGACGCCAGGTGCGCGGTGAAGAAGCTTCCGGAGATCACGGCGATCTTCTGGATCATGAAGATCGCGGCGACGACGCTCGGCGAGACCGCCGGCGACCTGCTGGCGCAGACCCTCCGGCTCGGATATTTCCTGACGACGGGGGTGCTGTTTCTCGTCTTCCTGGTGACCCTTGCCGTCCAGCTGAGGTCGAGGTCCTACAATCCGTTCTTCTACTGGACCGTCATCCTGTCCACCAGTACGGCCGGTACCACCATCTCCGACTTCATGAATCGCGACGCGAGCGAGAAGTATCTGGCTGAGGGAACCAGCTCGCTGGGCTGGGGGCCGCAGGGGCTCGGCCTGGGCTACCCCGTCGGCGCGGCGATTCTGATCTCGCTGCTGATCGCCATCTTCGCCGCGTGGAAGCTCACTGGGCTGACGTTCGTGATCCGAGACATCGACTCGCTGCGCGGCGAGAGCTTCTTCTGGTCGGCCATCCTCGTGTCGAACACCCTCGGAACCTCCATGGGCGATTTTCTGTCGGACAGCTCCGGACTCGGCTACGCGGGAAGCGCACTGCTCATACTGACGCTTCTCGGGCTGCTGCTGGCCCTCAAGTACGCCCCCGTGCCGCCGAATGTGCTGCTTTTCTGGCTCGCCTTCGTACTCACCCGCCCACTCGGTGCGACCGTCGGCGACTTCCTGACGAAACCAGCCGCCAAAGGAGGCCTCGCCCTCGGCACCGCGGGGTCGTCGACGGTCCTGCTCGCGCTCCTGCTCGGCCTGGTGAGCGTCGCCCACGCCCAGGAGAAGCGCCGGGTCGGCACTGCCGCGGCCGACGTGGCGCCGGTCCGCGTGTCCTAG